From Natronorubrum halophilum, a single genomic window includes:
- a CDS encoding IclR family transcriptional regulator: MNGADDRSTRKTTETSLAVVEAINELDGATLSELAAHSGLATSTLHTHLRTLEETEYVTRIDGTYELGLKLFYLGENARRRDDRYASAKAKAFELANRVNEEVNFAVEEYGRSIMLFDETPSPSDDGFQVGRYFHMHSSASGKAMLAEFSEPRVHEIIDKWGLPEHTANTITTADDLLAELDEIREQGYAVNRQEELEGLHSVAMVVKEPDGTVFGSLDVSGPPYRLPDDSDIADQLRPVVRELESELSPPV, from the coding sequence ATGAACGGGGCCGACGACAGGAGCACTCGAAAAACGACCGAAACCTCGCTCGCCGTGGTCGAGGCGATCAACGAACTCGACGGAGCGACGCTGTCCGAACTCGCAGCACACTCCGGGCTCGCCACCAGCACGCTGCACACGCACCTCCGGACGTTAGAAGAAACCGAGTACGTGACTCGAATCGACGGGACGTACGAACTCGGATTGAAGCTTTTCTATCTTGGGGAAAACGCCCGTCGGCGAGACGACAGATACGCGTCGGCAAAAGCGAAGGCGTTCGAACTGGCGAATCGAGTTAACGAAGAGGTGAACTTCGCCGTCGAGGAGTACGGCCGATCGATAATGCTGTTCGACGAAACGCCGTCGCCGTCCGACGACGGCTTTCAGGTCGGGCGGTACTTCCACATGCACAGTTCTGCCAGCGGGAAGGCGATGCTGGCCGAGTTTTCGGAGCCGCGAGTGCACGAAATCATCGACAAGTGGGGGCTTCCGGAGCACACGGCGAATACGATCACGACCGCCGACGACCTGCTCGCGGAACTCGACGAGATTCGAGAACAGGGGTACGCGGTCAATCGCCAAGAGGAGTTAGAGGGACTCCACTCGGTCGCGATGGTCGTCAAGGAACCCGACGGGACCGTCTTCGGGTCCCTGGACGTTTCCGGTCCGCCGTACCGACTGCCCGACGATAGCGACATCGCGGACCAGCTTCGACCGGTCGTTCGGGAGTTAGAATCGGAGCTCTCGCCGCCGGTGTAA
- the gcvPB gene encoding aminomethyl-transferring glycine dehydrogenase subunit GcvPB produces MQRHTQAVWDDTESDGYEPLLSEKGLETAEVGETGLPDELTRDSLELPALSEPELARHYTRLSQMNYGIDSGPYPLGSCTMKYNPKFTEEIAGLSAASVHPDRDAESVQGTLEIYHELQGYLAEIGGMDAVSLQPPAGSAGEFAGILVAKAYHEANGEGDERTEVIVPTSAHGTNFASAALAGYDVVELPDDADGRVDLNALSAAVGDSTAALMLTNPNTLGLFERNIEEIAAMIHEAGGLLYYDGANLNALLGRARPGDMGFDIMHYNVHKTFATPHGGGGPGAGPIGVNEDLAPFLPTPQVREEDGAYELFEPARSVGKVHGAMGNWLVLLKAHAYISRLGGAGLRDASAKAVLNANYLASQIDLEIPFGPFHHEFVASAGEQDAADFAKRMLDYGVHPPTTKWPEIVSEALMTEPTEAESKKTLEQVADAFDAVRGDAESSDSSSPERIAAGRIDQTSAARTPRLSWQRIHEE; encoded by the coding sequence ATGCAACGACACACGCAAGCGGTCTGGGACGATACCGAATCGGACGGGTACGAACCGCTCCTCTCGGAAAAGGGGCTCGAGACGGCCGAGGTGGGTGAGACGGGTCTTCCCGACGAACTCACGCGCGACTCGCTCGAGTTACCCGCGCTGTCGGAGCCCGAACTGGCGCGCCACTACACGCGTCTCTCGCAGATGAACTACGGGATCGACAGCGGTCCGTATCCGCTGGGGTCGTGTACGATGAAGTACAATCCGAAGTTCACCGAGGAGATCGCCGGGCTCTCGGCCGCGTCGGTCCATCCGGACCGAGACGCCGAGAGCGTCCAGGGGACGCTCGAGATCTACCACGAACTCCAGGGGTATCTCGCCGAGATCGGCGGCATGGATGCGGTTTCGCTCCAGCCGCCGGCCGGATCCGCTGGCGAGTTCGCCGGCATTCTCGTCGCGAAAGCCTACCACGAAGCCAACGGCGAGGGAGACGAGCGGACCGAGGTGATCGTACCGACGAGCGCTCACGGGACGAACTTCGCGAGCGCGGCGCTCGCCGGCTACGACGTCGTCGAACTGCCCGACGACGCCGACGGGCGAGTCGACCTCAACGCGTTGTCGGCCGCCGTCGGCGACTCGACTGCCGCGCTCATGCTGACGAATCCGAACACGCTCGGGTTGTTCGAGCGAAATATCGAGGAGATCGCGGCGATGATACACGAGGCGGGCGGCCTCCTGTACTACGACGGGGCGAACTTGAACGCCCTGCTCGGACGCGCCCGGCCCGGAGATATGGGGTTCGACATCATGCACTACAACGTCCACAAGACGTTCGCGACGCCCCACGGCGGCGGCGGCCCAGGAGCGGGACCGATCGGCGTGAACGAGGACCTGGCACCGTTCCTTCCGACGCCGCAGGTCCGCGAGGAAGACGGTGCGTACGAGCTGTTCGAACCCGCTCGGTCGGTCGGAAAAGTTCACGGCGCGATGGGGAACTGGCTCGTCTTGCTCAAAGCCCACGCCTACATCAGCCGGCTGGGCGGCGCGGGGCTCCGCGACGCGAGCGCCAAGGCCGTGCTCAACGCGAACTACCTGGCGTCGCAGATCGACCTCGAGATCCCGTTCGGGCCGTTCCACCACGAATTCGTCGCGAGCGCGGGCGAACAGGACGCCGCCGACTTCGCGAAGCGAATGCTCGACTACGGCGTCCACCCACCCACGACCAAGTGGCCCGAAATCGTCTCCGAAGCACTCATGACCGAACCGACCGAAGCCGAGAGCAAGAAGACGCTCGAACAGGTAGCGGACGCGTTCGACGCCGTTCGCGGCGACGCCGAAAGCAGCGATTCGTCGTCGCCGGAACGGATCGCTGCGGGGAGAATCGATCAGACCAGTGCGGCGCGAACCCCGCGGCTCTCGTGGCAACGGATCCACGAGGAGTGA
- the gcvT gene encoding glycine cleavage system aminomethyltransferase GcvT, with product MSSHKPPLYQIHHAAGADFTDFGGWKMPVSFDSIRTEHAAVRESVGVFDVSHMSEVSVRGPDATELMNVLTTNDVRALEPGDAQYSCVLDDRGVILDDIVVYRDPDQDGYLFVPNAGHGGQLTDRWITRAAERGLTVSVEDVSTEFGLLAVQGPDAVETVESVSSDSIANLSRFTTTRTEIAGSNCLVARTGYTGEDGFEIFVPSNDSASVWNAFDGVQPCGLGARDTLRLEAGLLLSGQDFDPNAEPRTPLEAGLGFVVDFSKPDFIGREPLCDLETEGPDETLVGLRIEGRAIARHGYSLHADGDRVGRVTSGTMSPTLEVPIALGYVDAAYADEGTELAVNVRDRDVDATVVGSRFLTSIGTETTEK from the coding sequence GTGTCGTCACACAAGCCACCACTGTACCAGATACATCACGCCGCCGGTGCGGACTTCACCGACTTCGGCGGGTGGAAGATGCCCGTCTCGTTCGACTCGATCCGAACCGAACACGCGGCGGTACGGGAGTCGGTTGGCGTGTTCGACGTCAGCCACATGAGCGAGGTGTCCGTCCGTGGACCGGACGCGACCGAACTGATGAACGTGCTCACGACGAACGACGTTCGGGCGCTCGAGCCCGGAGATGCACAGTACTCGTGCGTTCTCGACGATCGGGGAGTGATCCTCGACGATATCGTCGTCTATCGCGATCCGGATCAGGATGGCTATCTGTTCGTGCCCAACGCGGGCCACGGCGGGCAGCTAACCGATCGATGGATCACCCGCGCCGCCGAGCGCGGACTTACCGTCTCCGTCGAGGACGTGTCGACGGAGTTCGGATTGCTCGCGGTACAGGGGCCGGACGCCGTCGAAACGGTCGAATCGGTCTCGTCGGATTCGATCGCGAACCTCTCCCGGTTTACGACGACGCGCACCGAGATCGCCGGCTCGAACTGCCTGGTCGCGAGGACCGGATACACCGGCGAGGACGGGTTCGAGATCTTCGTCCCGTCGAACGACTCGGCCTCGGTCTGGAACGCCTTCGACGGCGTCCAGCCCTGCGGCCTCGGCGCGCGGGACACGCTTCGCCTCGAGGCCGGATTGTTGTTGTCGGGGCAGGATTTCGATCCGAACGCCGAACCGCGGACGCCGCTCGAGGCGGGTCTCGGTTTCGTCGTCGATTTTTCGAAACCGGACTTCATCGGACGGGAGCCCCTCTGCGATCTCGAGACCGAAGGCCCCGACGAGACGCTGGTCGGACTTCGGATCGAGGGACGAGCGATCGCCCGGCACGGCTACTCCCTGCACGCGGACGGCGACCGGGTCGGTCGCGTCACGAGCGGAACGATGAGCCCGACGCTCGAGGTTCCGATCGCGCTGGGGTACGTCGACGCGGCGTACGCCGACGAGGGGACGGAACTCGCCGTCAACGTTCGGGACCGAGACGTCGATGCGACGGTGGTCGGCTCCAGATTCCTGACGTCGATCGGCACCGAGACCACGGAGAAGTAA
- the gcvH gene encoding glycine cleavage system protein GcvH, translating into MTFTTSDGLLYAESHEWVDDRADVVRIGITDFAQDELGDIVFVELPAEGVALERGEPFAVVESIKAVSDIYAPVSGTVTAVNETVSDRPELVNEHPFERGWLIELETTDELGHLLEPDEYREQI; encoded by the coding sequence ATGACATTCACCACATCAGACGGATTGCTGTACGCGGAATCGCACGAATGGGTCGACGACCGAGCCGATGTCGTTCGTATCGGCATCACGGACTTCGCCCAGGACGAACTCGGAGACATCGTCTTCGTCGAACTGCCAGCCGAAGGGGTCGCGCTCGAGCGCGGCGAACCGTTCGCCGTCGTCGAGAGCATTAAAGCGGTCTCGGACATCTACGCACCGGTCTCCGGAACGGTGACCGCCGTCAACGAGACGGTATCTGACCGGCCCGAACTCGTCAACGAACACCCGTTCGAACGCGGGTGGTTGATCGAACTCGAGACGACCGACGAACTCGGCCACCTTCTGGAACCGGACGAGTACCGAGAGCAGATCTGA
- the ilvA gene encoding threonine ammonia-lyase, which yields MNVTVSDIQDARDRFDDDIVQVTPIETSRTLEKAVGATVRLKMEHLQRTGSFKTRGAYNKLAKCARSSTEYTNAVAASAGNHAQGVALAAAKTGLDSTIVMPTNAPQAKIDATEGYGAEVVLRGQTFRSAMEYAKSIVDDDSVFVHAYDDPDIVAGQGTLGLEILEQVPSVDTVIVPIGGGGLIGGIATAIGERSPDTRIVGVQADGAATVPQSLQAGEPRTRDSVQTIADGIATGGISDLTYDLISEYVDEVVTVSDTEIAESVLFLLERTKQMVEGAGAVSVAAMRSDRLDVRDEVVVPLLCGGNLSMTDLQTVLTHGLTHREQVVRLRVRIVDQPGEMSHISSIIADCGANIRDVNHERSAMDLDVGNAYLQFRIETSGASQTTRIVESIRDAGYAVENLGR from the coding sequence ATGAACGTAACGGTCTCCGATATTCAGGACGCCCGCGACCGATTCGACGACGACATCGTTCAAGTGACGCCGATCGAAACGAGTCGAACGCTCGAGAAAGCGGTCGGAGCGACGGTTCGACTCAAGATGGAGCATCTCCAACGAACCGGGTCGTTCAAGACTCGAGGAGCGTACAACAAACTCGCGAAGTGTGCGCGTTCGTCGACCGAGTACACGAACGCGGTCGCGGCGAGTGCGGGAAATCACGCGCAGGGCGTCGCCCTTGCGGCGGCGAAGACAGGACTCGATTCGACGATCGTGATGCCGACGAACGCGCCTCAGGCGAAGATCGACGCGACGGAAGGCTACGGTGCCGAAGTCGTCCTCCGCGGCCAGACCTTCCGTAGCGCCATGGAGTACGCGAAGTCGATCGTCGACGACGACAGCGTGTTCGTGCACGCGTACGACGATCCGGATATCGTCGCCGGTCAGGGGACGCTCGGGTTGGAAATCCTCGAGCAGGTGCCCTCGGTGGATACGGTGATCGTCCCGATCGGCGGCGGCGGACTCATCGGCGGAATCGCGACGGCGATCGGCGAACGTTCACCCGACACGCGGATCGTCGGCGTCCAGGCTGACGGTGCGGCGACCGTCCCCCAGAGCCTACAGGCGGGCGAGCCCCGAACGCGAGACTCGGTCCAGACGATCGCCGACGGGATCGCGACCGGCGGCATCTCCGACCTCACCTACGACCTGATTTCCGAGTACGTCGACGAGGTGGTCACGGTCTCTGACACCGAGATCGCAGAGAGCGTCCTGTTCCTGTTGGAGCGAACTAAACAGATGGTCGAGGGTGCGGGTGCGGTCTCTGTCGCGGCGATGCGAAGCGATCGACTGGACGTCCGCGACGAGGTCGTCGTCCCGCTCCTCTGTGGCGGGAATCTGAGTATGACCGACCTCCAGACGGTTCTCACCCACGGACTCACCCACCGCGAACAGGTCGTTCGATTGCGCGTCCGGATCGTCGATCAGCCGGGAGAGATGAGCCACATCTCGAGTATCATCGCCGACTGTGGCGCGAACATCCGCGACGTGAACCACGAGCGCTCGGCGATGGATCTGGACGTCGGGAACGCGTACCTGCAGTTTCGGATCGAGACGAGCGGCGCGAGTCAGACGACTCGAATCGTCGAATCGATACGCGACGCGGGATACGCCGTCGAGAACCTCGGCCGGTGA
- a CDS encoding creatininase family protein produces MADPADTYWLENLTWEETEDAFQTVDIVALPCGSTEQHSTHLPLSVDSIRAERLTNEILERAPAYDLELLGLPTLSYGYSEHHIDYPGTMTFSSETYIQMIVELGRCVAHHGVSTLLIVNCHGGNREPHKLAIDRLQREYDLDVFYVHWTDFAREKLEERFGTEWGHAGEYETSQIEHYYPERVRKEKKVPQTRRGRFEAHPFSYFHELTEEGGLGDPTESDPVFMERLIDETTDAILDAISADLLTLTATSAPTNQ; encoded by the coding sequence ATGGCTGACCCAGCCGATACCTACTGGTTAGAGAATCTAACGTGGGAAGAAACAGAAGACGCGTTCCAGACGGTCGATATCGTCGCGCTCCCGTGCGGAAGCACCGAACAGCATTCGACACATCTGCCGCTTTCCGTCGATTCGATTCGCGCCGAACGTCTCACGAACGAGATTCTCGAGCGCGCACCGGCGTACGACCTCGAGTTGCTCGGGTTACCGACGCTGTCCTACGGCTACTCCGAACACCACATCGACTACCCGGGAACGATGACGTTCTCGTCCGAAACGTACATTCAAATGATCGTCGAGCTCGGACGCTGTGTCGCCCACCACGGCGTGTCCACGCTTCTCATCGTGAACTGTCACGGCGGGAACAGGGAACCGCACAAACTGGCGATCGACCGACTGCAGCGGGAGTACGATCTCGACGTGTTCTACGTTCACTGGACGGATTTCGCCAGAGAAAAACTCGAGGAACGGTTCGGGACGGAGTGGGGCCACGCGGGCGAGTACGAGACCAGCCAGATCGAACACTACTACCCGGAACGGGTTCGCAAAGAGAAGAAGGTCCCCCAGACGAGGCGTGGACGGTTCGAAGCGCACCCGTTCAGTTACTTCCACGAACTCACGGAGGAAGGAGGGCTCGGCGATCCGACCGAGTCCGATCCGGTGTTCATGGAACGGCTCATCGACGAGACGACCGACGCGATCCTGGACGCGATCAGCGCGGATCTGCTCACGCTAACCGCAACCTCGGCACCCACTAACCAGTAG
- the gcvPA gene encoding aminomethyl-transferring glycine dehydrogenase subunit GcvPA produces MSGTPERSTRDAEEQHATNRGTPYAPHTDVEVDAMLESIGAGDIDALFDIPDSVQFDGELAISGASEQAVIRRLTETLAQNADDTEFLGRGHYSHYVPSIVDHLSFRSEFITSYTQYQPEITQGFLQALFEYQSLLVELTGLEVANCSMYDAATALGEAATLAARVRGTSGSRVLVPDYVRAERRAVLENYVTGVGLVVEEFPTEDGVTTPEAVGRVLDDDVVMVYVESPTTEGIIEEHLAEIGDLVAERDALFCLGSDPVALALLRSPASLGVDIVTGDASVLGLSASYGMGLGLFACREEYLRQVPGRLIGASEDADGNRAFTLTLQTREQHIRRERATSNICTNQAWIALRAAIHAASLGPSGLVSLAKRCHALAERTAARLDEIDGVSAPVHDRYHFREFAARTDGDARAIGAAMRDDGFAVHVLDGETIQICVTDVNEHRVDEFVRSLEEATH; encoded by the coding sequence ATGAGTGGGACACCTGAACGATCCACGAGAGACGCCGAGGAACAGCACGCGACGAATCGGGGAACGCCGTACGCGCCACACACCGACGTCGAGGTCGACGCGATGCTCGAGTCGATCGGCGCCGGGGATATCGACGCGCTGTTCGACATCCCGGACTCGGTCCAGTTCGACGGCGAACTGGCGATTTCGGGCGCGTCCGAACAGGCGGTTATCCGACGGCTCACCGAGACGCTGGCGCAGAACGCCGACGACACCGAGTTCCTCGGTCGAGGCCACTACTCGCACTACGTCCCCTCGATCGTGGATCACCTCTCGTTCCGGTCGGAGTTCATCACGTCGTACACGCAGTACCAACCGGAGATCACGCAGGGATTCCTCCAGGCGCTGTTCGAGTACCAGTCGCTGCTCGTCGAGCTGACCGGCCTCGAGGTCGCGAACTGCTCGATGTACGACGCGGCGACGGCGCTCGGTGAAGCCGCGACGCTCGCCGCTCGCGTCCGGGGGACGTCCGGATCTCGCGTGCTCGTTCCGGACTACGTACGCGCGGAGCGACGGGCGGTGCTCGAGAACTACGTGACCGGCGTCGGCCTCGTCGTCGAGGAATTCCCGACCGAAGACGGCGTGACGACGCCCGAAGCGGTCGGTCGCGTACTCGACGACGACGTCGTGATGGTCTATGTCGAGAGTCCGACGACGGAGGGAATCATCGAAGAACACCTCGCGGAGATCGGGGACCTCGTCGCCGAACGCGACGCGCTGTTCTGTCTCGGATCCGACCCGGTAGCCCTGGCGCTCTTGCGGTCGCCAGCATCGCTCGGCGTCGACATCGTGACCGGCGATGCGAGCGTGCTCGGCCTCTCGGCGTCGTACGGGATGGGGCTCGGGCTGTTTGCCTGTCGGGAAGAGTACCTCCGGCAGGTTCCGGGGCGATTGATCGGCGCGTCCGAGGACGCCGACGGCAACCGCGCGTTTACCCTCACGCTACAGACGCGCGAACAGCACATTCGCCGCGAACGGGCGACGAGTAACATCTGTACGAATCAGGCCTGGATCGCGCTGCGAGCGGCGATCCACGCCGCGTCTCTCGGTCCGTCCGGTCTCGTTTCCCTGGCGAAACGGTGTCACGCGCTGGCAGAACGGACCGCGGCCCGCCTCGACGAGATCGACGGGGTATCCGCTCCCGTCCACGACCGGTACCACTTCAGGGAGTTCGCGGCGCGCACCGACGGCGACGCTCGGGCTATCGGGGCGGCGATGCGCGACGACGGCTTCGCCGTTCACGTCCTCGACGGGGAGACGATACAGATCTGCGTCACGGACGTCAACGAGCACCGAGTAGACGAGTTCGTTCGATCGCTCGAGGAGGCGACACACTGA
- a CDS encoding amidohydrolase — MDHSIDAERLVDLRREFHQRPEPAWREFWTTCRIVDELERLDVTEIHVGPDALATERRAAVPDAEELEFWFERARSAGARESTLERLEGGNTGAVAVLERGDGPTVALRVDIDGLPIEESTDDDHAPAAEGFRSRHEGTMHACGHDAHATIGLGVLEAVAESDFDGTFKVIFQPSEERIAGGEPVAKSGHLDDVDALLAVHVGLNYPTGTVVAGIEGSLAVRQMAVTFAGAPAHAGARPNEGRNANQALATATTNLHGIAHHSDGITRVNVGVIEGGTAVNVVSEQAYMEAEVRGGTTELMEYMYANTRRIIQSAAEMHDCEFEIEPQGSAPSIESDDRLSDVVATVADDHPSVDRILESERLAGSEDAAHLMTEVQDRGGIAAYVGIGTDHPTGHHTSTFGIDEASLEIGIDILTGTVLEIGEAGV; from the coding sequence ATGGACCACTCTATCGACGCGGAGCGACTCGTCGACCTTCGACGGGAATTCCACCAGCGACCCGAACCGGCGTGGCGGGAGTTCTGGACGACCTGCCGAATCGTCGACGAACTCGAGCGCCTCGACGTCACCGAGATTCACGTCGGGCCGGACGCGCTCGCGACGGAGCGGCGGGCGGCCGTTCCCGACGCGGAGGAACTCGAGTTCTGGTTCGAACGGGCGAGATCGGCCGGCGCTCGCGAATCGACGCTCGAGCGACTCGAAGGCGGTAACACGGGTGCGGTTGCCGTACTCGAGCGCGGGGACGGTCCGACCGTCGCCCTTCGCGTGGATATCGACGGCCTGCCCATCGAGGAGTCCACGGACGACGATCACGCACCCGCGGCGGAGGGATTCCGGTCTCGTCACGAGGGGACGATGCACGCGTGTGGACACGACGCGCACGCGACCATCGGTCTCGGCGTGCTCGAGGCGGTCGCGGAGAGCGATTTCGACGGCACGTTCAAGGTGATCTTCCAGCCGTCCGAGGAGCGGATCGCGGGCGGCGAACCCGTCGCGAAGAGCGGTCACCTCGACGACGTCGACGCGCTACTGGCGGTCCACGTCGGGCTGAACTACCCGACTGGAACGGTGGTCGCGGGTATCGAGGGATCGCTGGCGGTTCGCCAGATGGCCGTCACGTTCGCCGGAGCGCCGGCCCACGCCGGCGCGCGACCGAACGAGGGGCGAAACGCGAATCAGGCGCTCGCGACGGCGACGACGAATCTCCACGGGATCGCCCACCACTCGGACGGAATCACCCGAGTCAACGTCGGCGTGATCGAAGGCGGGACGGCCGTAAACGTCGTTTCGGAGCAGGCGTACATGGAAGCGGAGGTACGCGGTGGGACGACCGAGCTCATGGAGTACATGTACGCGAACACCAGGCGGATCATCCAGTCGGCGGCCGAGATGCACGACTGCGAGTTCGAGATCGAACCGCAGGGCAGCGCGCCCAGCATCGAGAGCGACGATCGCCTCTCTGACGTGGTCGCGACGGTTGCCGACGACCACCCGTCCGTCGACCGCATCCTCGAGTCCGAGCGCCTCGCCGGAAGCGAAGACGCTGCGCACCTAATGACGGAAGTCCAGGATCGAGGCGGGATCGCGGCCTACGTCGGGATCGGGACCGATCACCCGACCGGCCATCATACGTCGACGTTCGGCATCGACGAGGCGAGCCTCGAGATCGGCATCGACATCCTCACCGGGACCGTACTCGAGATAGGCGAGGCCGGCGTGTAA
- a CDS encoding IclR family transcriptional regulator: MSDQRSGGLQTSEITLDVIEALHELDGAGVSELAAHIDVAPSTVHRHLSTLSENGYVEREQDRYYLGLRFLRLGEYVHTRKGLYDNAKRYTEMLAEETNCRSVFLVAEHDVGVYIHTAAGKHGLWTKSTIGKRVPLHATAAGKVVLAYDDSLDVSDIELEEFTPQTITSVEELRTELETIRDQNYALNIEEQIAGVKAVGAPVFDADDTVVGAFSVSGPANQMHEDWFEESLPQTILGIANEFELQMKLS, from the coding sequence ATGAGTGACCAACGTTCCGGCGGGCTACAAACGTCGGAAATCACGCTCGACGTGATCGAGGCGCTTCACGAACTCGACGGAGCGGGCGTTTCGGAACTGGCGGCGCACATCGACGTCGCGCCGAGTACGGTGCATCGACACCTCTCGACGCTTTCCGAGAACGGGTACGTCGAGCGGGAACAGGACAGGTACTACCTCGGACTCCGATTTCTCCGGCTGGGCGAGTACGTCCACACGAGAAAGGGATTGTACGACAACGCGAAGCGATACACCGAAATGCTCGCCGAAGAGACCAACTGCCGATCCGTGTTCCTCGTCGCCGAACACGATGTCGGCGTCTATATCCACACTGCCGCCGGAAAACACGGACTCTGGACGAAATCGACGATCGGGAAGCGGGTCCCGCTCCACGCGACCGCAGCCGGGAAAGTCGTCCTCGCGTACGACGACTCGCTGGACGTTTCGGACATCGAACTCGAGGAGTTTACTCCACAGACGATAACCTCAGTCGAGGAGTTGCGGACGGAACTGGAAACGATCCGCGACCAGAACTACGCGCTCAACATCGAAGAACAGATCGCCGGCGTCAAAGCCGTCGGCGCTCCCGTCTTCGACGCGGACGATACGGTGGTCGGCGCGTTCAGCGTCTCGGGACCGGCGAATCAGATGCACGAGGACTGGTTCGAAGAGTCGCTTCCGCAGACGATACTGGGGATCGCGAACGAGTTCGAACTCCAGATGAAGCTCTCGTAG